From the genome of Streptomyces sp. NBC_01116, one region includes:
- a CDS encoding ParA family protein: MPARGLSPIGLEAVGSVAVRTFATQQHMTTAPQMMDGLHVNATAGNESSRDTDRFADFAEVPEGHFYDPDAEYEPDPEYAATLAPDAARQRRERIGPTGRPLPYFPIPGPLTDHGPAKIIAMCNQKGGVGKTTSTINLGAALAEYGRRVLLVDFDPQGALSVGLGVNPMELDLTVYNLLMERGMTADDVLLKTAVPNMDLLPSNIDLSAAEVQLVSEVARESTLQRALKPLMADYDYIVIDCQPSLGLLTVNALTAAHKVIVPLECEFFALRGVALLTETIEKVQERLNPELELDGILATMYDSRTVHSREVLARVVEAFDEHVYHTVIGRTVRFPETTVAGEPITTYASNSVGAAAYRQLAREVLARCHAE, translated from the coding sequence ATGCCCGCACGGGGTCTGAGCCCGATCGGGCTCGAAGCTGTCGGCTCCGTCGCTGTCCGCACCTTCGCCACCCAACAGCACATGACGACAGCCCCCCAGATGATGGACGGCCTACACGTGAACGCCACGGCCGGCAACGAGAGCAGCCGGGACACCGACCGCTTCGCCGACTTCGCCGAGGTGCCCGAGGGGCACTTCTACGACCCCGACGCCGAGTACGAGCCCGATCCGGAGTACGCGGCCACCCTCGCGCCCGACGCCGCGCGTCAGCGCCGCGAGCGCATCGGCCCGACCGGACGGCCCCTGCCGTACTTCCCGATCCCGGGTCCCCTGACCGACCACGGCCCCGCGAAGATCATCGCGATGTGCAACCAGAAGGGCGGCGTCGGCAAGACCACGTCGACCATCAACCTGGGCGCCGCGCTCGCGGAGTACGGACGCCGGGTCCTGCTCGTCGACTTCGACCCGCAGGGCGCCCTCTCCGTCGGCCTCGGGGTCAACCCGATGGAGCTGGACCTCACCGTCTACAACCTGCTCATGGAGCGGGGCATGACGGCCGACGACGTCCTGCTCAAGACCGCGGTCCCCAACATGGACCTGCTGCCCAGCAACATCGACCTCTCCGCGGCCGAGGTGCAGCTCGTCAGCGAGGTGGCCCGCGAGTCCACGCTCCAGCGCGCCCTGAAGCCGCTGATGGCCGACTACGACTACATCGTGATCGACTGTCAGCCCTCGCTCGGCCTGCTCACCGTGAACGCCCTGACGGCCGCTCACAAGGTCATAGTGCCGCTCGAGTGCGAGTTCTTCGCCCTGCGCGGGGTGGCGCTGCTCACCGAGACCATCGAGAAGGTCCAGGAGCGGCTCAACCCGGAGCTGGAGCTCGACGGCATCCTCGCCACCATGTACGACTCCCGTACGGTGCACAGCCGCGAGGTCCTGGCGCGCGTTGTCGAGGCCTTCGACGAGCACGTCTACCACACGGTCATCGGGCGCACGGTCCGCTTCCCGGAGACCACGGTCGCCGGTGAGCCCATCACCACCTACGCCTCCAACTCGGTCGGCGCAGCCGCCTATCGCCAGCTCGCCAGGGAGGTGCTCGCCCGGTGTCACGCCGAGTGA
- the scpB gene encoding SMC-Scp complex subunit ScpB: MSAQPEQENQEGAGAVAALDLKPALEAVLMVVDEPATVEHLAKVLQRPRRAVADALRELADEYTVQRRGFDLRLVAGGWRFYTRPEYAAAVEGFVLDGQHARLTQAALETLAVVAYRQPVSRSRVSAVRGVNCDGVMRTLLQRGLVAEAGAEPETGAILYRTTNYFLERMGLRGLDELPELAPFLPEADAIEAETLEGVPSFDPDAPDTPDTHADDKTEF; this comes from the coding sequence ATGAGCGCGCAGCCGGAGCAGGAGAACCAGGAAGGCGCGGGCGCGGTCGCCGCGCTCGATCTGAAGCCCGCCCTGGAGGCGGTCCTCATGGTCGTCGACGAGCCCGCCACGGTCGAGCACCTGGCCAAGGTGCTCCAGCGGCCGCGCAGGGCCGTGGCGGACGCGTTGCGGGAGCTGGCCGACGAGTACACCGTGCAGCGCCGTGGCTTCGACCTGCGGCTCGTCGCGGGCGGCTGGCGGTTCTACACCCGCCCCGAGTACGCGGCGGCCGTGGAGGGCTTCGTCCTGGACGGCCAGCACGCCCGGCTCACCCAGGCCGCGCTGGAGACCCTGGCGGTGGTCGCGTACCGGCAGCCGGTGAGCCGCTCGCGGGTCTCGGCGGTGCGCGGAGTGAACTGCGACGGCGTCATGCGGACCCTCCTCCAGAGGGGCCTGGTGGCGGAGGCGGGCGCGGAACCCGAAACAGGTGCGATCCTGTACAGGACGACGAACTACTTTCTGGAGCGAATGGGCCTGCGCGGCCTGGACGAGCTCCCGGAGCTCGCGCCCTTCCTCCCGGAGGCGGACGCGATCGAGGCTGAGACGCTAGAGGGTGTGCCGTCGTTCGATCCGGACGCACCGGACACCCCGGATACTCACGCAGACGACAAGACGGAATTTTGA
- a CDS encoding CTP synthase: protein MQPTSTTTKHIFVTGGVASSLGKGLTASSLGALLKARGLRVTMQKLDPYLNVDPGTMNPFQHGEVFVTNDGAETDLDIGHYERFLDVDLDGSANVTTGQVYSQVIAKERRGEYLGDTVQVIPHITNEIKHRIRRMAADDVDVVITEVGGTVGDIESLPFLETVRQVRHEVGRDNVFVVHISLLPYIGPSGELKTKPTQHSVAALRNIGIQPDAIVLRADREVPTAIKRKISLMCDVDETAVVACPDARSIYDIPKVLHTEGLDAYVVRKLDLPFRDVDWTTWDDLLDRVHNPDHEVTVALVGKYIDLPDAYLSVTEAIRAGGFANKARVKVKWVTSDDCRTAAGAAEHLGDVDAVCIPGGFGERGVDGKVGAIRYARENKVPLLGLCLGLQCIVIEAARSLAEIPDANSTEFDAATSHPVISTMEEQLAYVEGAGDLGGTMRLGLYPAKLAEGSLVREAYAGEPYVEERHRHRYEVNNAYRGELEKKAGLVFSGTSPDNKLVEYVEYPREVHPYLVATQAHPELRSRPTRPHPLFAGLVKAAVARKVAAAKGADA, encoded by the coding sequence ATGCAGCCCACATCCACGACGACCAAGCACATCTTCGTCACCGGGGGTGTCGCCTCCTCCCTCGGCAAGGGTCTGACTGCCTCCAGCCTGGGTGCCCTGCTCAAGGCGCGGGGCCTGCGGGTCACCATGCAGAAGCTCGACCCCTACCTCAACGTCGACCCGGGCACGATGAACCCCTTCCAGCACGGTGAGGTGTTCGTCACCAACGACGGCGCCGAGACCGACCTGGACATCGGCCACTACGAGCGCTTCCTCGACGTCGACCTCGACGGCTCCGCCAACGTGACGACCGGCCAGGTCTACTCGCAGGTCATCGCCAAGGAGCGGCGCGGCGAGTACCTGGGCGACACCGTCCAGGTCATCCCGCACATCACCAACGAGATCAAGCACCGCATCCGCCGCATGGCCGCCGACGACGTGGACGTCGTCATCACCGAGGTCGGCGGCACGGTCGGCGACATCGAGTCGCTGCCGTTCCTGGAGACCGTCCGCCAGGTCCGCCACGAGGTCGGCCGGGACAACGTCTTCGTGGTCCACATCTCGCTGCTGCCCTACATCGGCCCCTCCGGCGAGCTGAAGACCAAGCCCACCCAGCACTCGGTGGCCGCCCTGCGCAACATCGGCATCCAGCCGGACGCCATCGTGCTGCGCGCCGACCGCGAGGTCCCCACCGCCATCAAGCGCAAGATCTCGCTGATGTGCGACGTCGACGAGACCGCCGTGGTGGCCTGCCCGGACGCCCGGTCGATCTACGACATCCCCAAGGTGCTGCACACCGAGGGTCTGGACGCCTACGTCGTGCGCAAGCTCGACCTGCCGTTCCGGGACGTCGACTGGACCACCTGGGACGACCTGCTGGACCGGGTCCACAACCCCGACCACGAGGTCACCGTCGCGCTGGTCGGCAAGTACATCGACCTGCCCGACGCCTATCTCTCGGTCACCGAGGCGATCCGCGCCGGCGGCTTCGCCAACAAGGCCCGGGTCAAGGTCAAGTGGGTCACCTCCGACGACTGCCGGACCGCGGCGGGCGCCGCCGAGCACCTCGGCGACGTCGACGCGGTCTGCATCCCGGGCGGCTTCGGCGAGCGCGGGGTCGACGGCAAGGTCGGCGCCATCCGCTACGCCCGCGAGAACAAGGTCCCGCTGCTCGGCCTCTGCCTCGGCCTCCAGTGCATCGTGATCGAGGCGGCCCGCTCGCTCGCCGAGATCCCCGACGCCAACTCCACCGAGTTCGACGCCGCCACCTCCCACCCCGTCATCTCGACGATGGAGGAGCAGCTCGCCTACGTCGAGGGCGCGGGCGACCTGGGCGGCACCATGCGGCTCGGTCTCTACCCGGCGAAGCTCGCCGAGGGCTCCCTGGTGCGCGAGGCGTACGCGGGCGAGCCGTACGTCGAGGAGCGCCACCGCCACCGCTACGAGGTCAACAACGCCTACCGCGGTGAGCTGGAGAAGAAGGCCGGACTGGTCTTCTCCGGCACCTCCCCGGACAACAAGCTCGTCGAGTACGTCGAGTACCCGCGCGAGGTCCACCCCTACCTGGTCGCCACCCAGGCGCACCCGGAGCTGCGCTCCCGCCCGACCCGCCCGCACCCGCTCTTCGCGGGTCTGGTGAAGGCCGCCGTCGCGCGCAAGGTCGCCGCCGCGAAGGGCGCGGACGCGTAA
- a CDS encoding tetratricopeptide repeat protein: protein MTDQAVDTSGPAKAPGAEESSGAAPPRFLGRERELKALRADIERAGLDTLAGRKAPRARVLLIAGRPGSGRSALAEELAGALTGTDAAGAAATATGALPWAVPGTGSGDYPDGVLRVGLTDPGGGRVPTERTAGEILGLLGVAVPPGADQDELSEMVREALAVRRSVLLLDDAADAEQVDPLLPENPDCLVLATATGPLTGIPDVRPCTLGGLEAGAAVGLLARVIGQVRITVDPRTAESLAEECGGQPAALALMGGLLAAHPMASVADVAKQLHELPDPGEHLPTGARPLARAFRLVHDSLPQTAARILRLLALAPAGLADAHTASALAGCSVSAARSTLDDFVKLGLLRTDGAAHPQYAVPGCLAPMLLALLEERDRPAEIQLARARMLERTVRRLQSCRAVTEPEGSVARRKLAGLPRSLRFPSADEAGAWLRVRQPALLASARLAVADGELDTLARRLVAALVRALAAHRGTEEAAPELYGLHGLVLDVALRRELPREQAAALLNLADLDARTGRTRDALTRYRAALDAGKAAKDLYATGRAMESVGGAYEELGDYHRAADWYGRALAQRLTQGERADEARLYGRLGAVHTYAGRYGEALRNWRAAAAGHRRLGDPAAQARALSEAARVQEYAGRPHDSLQTCREAVDLARRAGDVRLQAALQLRLADTLDRLGDPAAARLHRGAADRLLGEEPSAYEIRSASTES, encoded by the coding sequence GTGACCGATCAGGCGGTGGACACCAGCGGCCCGGCGAAGGCCCCGGGGGCCGAGGAGTCGTCCGGCGCCGCCCCGCCCCGATTCCTCGGCCGCGAACGTGAGTTGAAGGCGTTGCGGGCGGACATCGAGCGCGCCGGCCTCGACACCCTGGCCGGCCGCAAGGCCCCCCGCGCCCGGGTCCTGCTCATCGCGGGCCGACCCGGCTCCGGCCGCAGCGCGCTCGCCGAGGAGCTGGCCGGGGCGCTCACCGGAACCGACGCCGCCGGGGCCGCCGCCACCGCCACGGGCGCACTGCCCTGGGCCGTTCCCGGTACGGGCTCCGGCGACTACCCCGACGGGGTGCTCCGGGTCGGCCTCACCGACCCCGGCGGCGGACGTGTCCCCACCGAACGCACCGCGGGCGAGATCCTCGGCCTCCTCGGGGTGGCGGTCCCGCCCGGCGCCGACCAGGACGAGCTGTCCGAAATGGTCCGCGAGGCCCTCGCCGTCCGCCGGTCCGTCCTGCTGCTCGACGACGCGGCCGACGCCGAACAGGTCGACCCGCTCCTCCCGGAGAACCCGGACTGCCTGGTCCTCGCCACCGCGACCGGACCGCTGACCGGCATCCCCGACGTACGGCCCTGCACCCTCGGCGGACTGGAGGCCGGCGCCGCGGTGGGGCTGCTCGCCCGCGTCATCGGACAGGTCCGCATCACCGTCGACCCCCGCACCGCGGAGAGTCTGGCCGAGGAGTGCGGGGGCCAGCCCGCGGCGCTCGCCCTGATGGGCGGCCTGCTCGCCGCGCACCCCATGGCCTCGGTCGCCGACGTCGCCAAGCAGTTGCACGAGCTGCCCGACCCCGGCGAGCACCTGCCCACCGGGGCACGCCCGCTGGCCCGAGCCTTCCGGCTCGTCCACGACTCCCTGCCGCAGACGGCCGCCCGGATACTGCGTCTGCTGGCCCTCGCCCCCGCCGGGCTCGCCGACGCCCACACGGCCTCCGCGCTGGCCGGCTGCTCGGTCTCCGCCGCCCGCTCCACCCTCGACGACTTCGTGAAGCTCGGGCTGCTGCGGACGGACGGCGCGGCCCACCCCCAGTACGCGGTGCCCGGCTGCCTCGCCCCGATGCTGCTGGCCCTCCTGGAGGAGCGGGACCGGCCGGCCGAGATCCAGCTCGCCCGCGCCCGGATGCTGGAGCGGACCGTGCGCCGGCTCCAGTCCTGCCGGGCGGTCACCGAGCCGGAGGGCTCCGTCGCCCGCCGCAAGCTCGCCGGACTGCCCCGCTCGCTGCGCTTCCCGAGCGCGGACGAGGCGGGCGCGTGGCTGCGGGTCCGCCAGCCCGCCCTGCTCGCGTCGGCCCGGCTCGCCGTGGCGGACGGCGAGCTCGACACCCTGGCGCGGCGGCTGGTGGCGGCCCTGGTGCGGGCGCTGGCCGCGCACCGGGGGACGGAGGAGGCCGCTCCCGAGCTGTACGGGCTGCACGGCCTCGTCCTGGACGTGGCGCTCCGCCGTGAGCTGCCCCGCGAGCAGGCGGCCGCCCTGCTGAACCTCGCGGACCTGGACGCCCGCACCGGCCGCACCCGGGACGCGCTGACCCGCTACCGGGCCGCGCTGGACGCCGGAAAGGCGGCGAAGGACCTGTACGCCACCGGCCGCGCGATGGAATCCGTAGGGGGCGCGTACGAGGAGCTGGGGGACTACCACCGGGCCGCCGACTGGTACGGCCGGGCGCTCGCCCAGCGGCTGACCCAGGGGGAGCGCGCCGACGAGGCCCGGCTCTACGGGCGGCTCGGGGCGGTCCACACGTACGCCGGGCGCTACGGCGAGGCGCTGCGGAACTGGCGGGCCGCCGCCGCGGGCCACCGCAGGCTCGGCGATCCGGCGGCCCAGGCGCGGGCGCTGAGCGAGGCGGCCCGGGTCCAGGAGTACGCGGGCCGGCCGCACGATTCGCTCCAGACCTGCCGGGAGGCCGTCGATCTGGCCCGGCGCGCGGGTGACGTGCGGCTTCAGGCGGCGCTCCAGCTGCGCCTGGCCGACACGCTGGACCGGCTCGGGGACCCCGCGGCGGCCAGGCTGCACCGGGGTGCGGCCGACAGATTGCTGGGCGAGGAGCCCTCAGCCTACGAAATCCGTAGTGCTTCGACAGAAAGTTAA
- a CDS encoding NUDIX domain-containing protein, translating to MGIQDKPEEWQVTATATPFTGNKTSVRTDQVVMPDGSVHGRDYQVHPGSVAVLALDAEDRVIVLRQYRHPVRHRLWEIPAGLLDVPGENPLHAAQRELYEEAHIKAEDWRVLTDVYTTPGGCDEAVRIFLARDLSEAEGERYAVSEEEADMEHARVPLPELVRSVIAGDVHNNCLVVGALALSAVRAGDGVDSLRPADAPWPARPFEA from the coding sequence ATGGGTATCCAGGACAAGCCCGAGGAGTGGCAGGTCACCGCGACCGCGACCCCCTTCACCGGCAACAAGACCAGCGTCCGCACCGACCAGGTGGTGATGCCCGACGGCTCCGTCCACGGCCGTGACTACCAGGTCCACCCCGGCTCCGTCGCCGTCCTCGCGCTCGACGCCGAGGACCGCGTCATCGTGCTGCGCCAGTACCGCCACCCGGTGCGCCACCGGCTCTGGGAGATCCCGGCCGGACTGCTCGACGTCCCCGGCGAGAACCCCCTGCACGCCGCCCAGCGCGAGCTGTACGAGGAGGCGCACATCAAGGCCGAGGACTGGCGGGTGCTGACCGACGTCTACACCACGCCCGGCGGCTGCGACGAGGCCGTGCGCATCTTCCTCGCCCGCGATCTCTCCGAGGCGGAGGGCGAGCGGTACGCGGTCTCCGAGGAGGAGGCCGACATGGAGCACGCCCGGGTGCCGCTGCCCGAGCTGGTCCGCTCGGTGATCGCGGGGGACGTGCACAACAACTGCCTGGTCGTCGGGGCGCTCGCGCTCTCCGCCGTACGCGCGGGCGACGGCGTCGACTCCCTGCGCCCCGCCGACGCGCCTTGGCCGGCCCGGCCCTTCGAGGCCTGA
- the ald gene encoding alanine dehydrogenase: MKVGIPREVKNNEFRVAITPAGVHELVRHGHQVVIEHDAGVGSSIPDEEYVAAGAQILATADEVWAAADLLLKVKEPVAEEYHRLRKDQTLFTYLHLAASRECTDALLASGTTAIAYETVETANRALPLLAPMSEVAGRLAPQVGAYHLMRSVGGRGVLPGGVPGTAAGRAVVIGGGVSGWNATQIAVGLGFHVTLLDRDINKLREADRIFGTKVQTVVSNAFELEKAVVEADLVIGAVLIPGAKAPKLVTNELVAKMKPGSVLVDIAIDQGGCFEDSRPTTHAEPTFQVHDSVFYCVANMPGAVPHTSTYALTNATMPYIVELANRGWADALRRDAALAKGLNTHEGQVVYREVAEAHSLPHVELTALLG, from the coding sequence GTGAAGGTCGGCATCCCCCGCGAAGTCAAGAACAACGAGTTCCGGGTGGCGATCACCCCCGCCGGAGTGCATGAGCTCGTCCGCCACGGCCACCAGGTCGTCATCGAGCACGACGCCGGCGTCGGCTCGTCCATCCCGGACGAGGAGTACGTCGCCGCGGGCGCGCAGATCCTGGCCACCGCCGACGAGGTCTGGGCCGCCGCCGACCTGCTGCTGAAGGTCAAGGAGCCGGTCGCCGAGGAGTACCACCGCCTCCGCAAGGACCAGACCCTCTTCACGTACCTGCACCTCGCCGCCTCCCGCGAGTGCACCGACGCGCTGCTGGCCTCCGGCACCACCGCCATCGCCTACGAGACGGTCGAGACCGCGAACCGCGCCCTCCCGCTGCTCGCCCCGATGTCCGAGGTCGCGGGCCGCCTCGCCCCGCAGGTCGGCGCGTACCACCTGATGCGCTCGGTCGGCGGCCGCGGCGTGCTGCCCGGCGGCGTCCCCGGTACCGCGGCGGGCAGGGCCGTCGTCATCGGCGGCGGCGTCTCCGGCTGGAACGCCACGCAGATCGCCGTGGGCCTCGGCTTCCACGTCACGCTGCTCGACCGCGACATCAACAAGCTCCGCGAGGCCGACAGGATCTTCGGCACCAAGGTGCAGACCGTCGTCTCCAACGCCTTCGAACTGGAGAAGGCCGTCGTCGAGGCCGACCTCGTCATCGGCGCCGTGCTGATCCCCGGAGCCAAGGCCCCGAAGCTGGTCACCAACGAGCTCGTCGCCAAGATGAAGCCCGGAAGTGTACTTGTCGACATTGCAATCGACCAGGGTGGCTGCTTCGAGGACTCGCGTCCGACGACCCACGCCGAGCCGACCTTCCAGGTCCACGACTCGGTCTTCTACTGCGTCGCCAACATGCCCGGCGCGGTGCCCCACACCTCCACCTACGCGCTCACCAACGCGACGATGCCCTACATCGTGGAGCTCGCGAACCGTGGCTGGGCCGACGCCCTGCGCCGCGACGCCGCTCTCGCCAAGGGCCTCAACACCCATGAGGGCCAGGTGGTTTACCGCGAGGTGGCCGAGGCGCACAGTCTCCCGCACGTCGAGCTGACCGCGCTCCTCGGCTGA
- a CDS encoding ScpA family protein — protein sequence MPTPDDPATPRRRALGRGPGAMTAPPPAGAAPVHEAVRVPVPDPVPVPAQEAVPEQAPEPEAVPEAEQEPDDKRFTVRLVNFEGPFDLLLQLISKHKLDVTEVALSKVTDEFMAYIRAMGPDWDLDQTTEFLVVAATLLDLKAARLLPAAEVEDEADLALLEARDLLFARLLQYRAYKRIAEIFQGRLESEGRRHPRTVGLEDQHAALLPEVVISIGPEGFAKLAVKAMRPRPRPQVYVDHIHAPLVSVREQAGLVVERLREAGEAVSFAVLTGDAADTLTVVARFLALLELYREKAVTLDQDEALGELMVTWCGGAGAEPVVTDEFDQELNGVPEEEGVRP from the coding sequence ATGCCCACGCCCGACGACCCCGCCACCCCGCGCCGCCGTGCCCTGGGACGGGGGCCGGGCGCGATGACGGCGCCGCCTCCGGCCGGGGCGGCTCCCGTACACGAGGCTGTTCGCGTACCTGTACCCGACCCCGTTCCCGTACCCGCGCAAGAGGCCGTGCCGGAGCAGGCACCGGAGCCGGAAGCCGTGCCGGAGGCGGAGCAGGAGCCGGACGACAAGCGCTTCACCGTCCGGCTGGTGAACTTCGAGGGCCCCTTCGACCTCCTCCTCCAGCTGATCTCCAAGCACAAACTGGACGTGACGGAGGTCGCCCTGTCGAAGGTCACCGACGAGTTCATGGCGTACATCCGCGCCATGGGCCCCGACTGGGACCTCGACCAGACCACCGAGTTCCTCGTCGTCGCCGCCACGCTGCTCGACCTCAAGGCCGCCCGGCTGCTGCCCGCCGCCGAGGTCGAGGACGAGGCGGACCTCGCGCTCCTGGAGGCGCGGGACCTGCTCTTCGCGCGGCTGCTCCAGTACCGCGCGTACAAGCGGATCGCCGAGATCTTCCAGGGCCGTCTGGAGTCGGAGGGCCGCCGCCACCCCCGTACGGTGGGCCTGGAGGACCAGCACGCCGCGCTGCTGCCCGAGGTGGTCATCAGCATCGGGCCCGAGGGCTTCGCGAAGCTCGCGGTGAAGGCGATGCGGCCGAGGCCCAGGCCCCAGGTGTACGTCGACCACATCCACGCCCCGCTGGTCAGCGTCCGGGAGCAGGCGGGCCTCGTGGTGGAGCGACTGCGCGAGGCGGGGGAGGCGGTGAGCTTCGCGGTGCTGACCGGGGACGCGGCGGACACCCTGACCGTGGTGGCCCGGTTCCTGGCCCTGCTGGAGCTGTACCGCGAGAAGGCCGTCACCCTCGACCAGGACGAGGCGCTGGGCGAGCTGATGGTGACCTGGTGCGGCGGGGCGGGCGCGGAGCCGGTGGTGACGGACGAGTTCGACCAGGAGCTGAACGGGGTCCCCGAGGAGGAGGGCGTACGGCCATGA
- a CDS encoding pseudouridine synthase, which translates to MRSSGRNSGSGGGGGRSGGQGGRPGGQGGRPGGQGGGRGQGGRDGGGSFRQGQGQGQGGGQGGRSGGQGGGRGGSGGRPSGQGGRPGGQGGRPGYQGGRDEQDQRPRRPRPEERRYDVGNDAPGARAEQDGPRKGRGSAARGGAKGGPKPAQGGSGRTGGFRRAAPSRPRELDAKIEQRNRDRYANKPEINLPKTHPGAEQEGERLQKVLARAGMGSRRACEELIEQSRVEVNGEIVVEQGMRVDVHQDEIKVDGLTVAAQSYLFFALNKPAGVVSSMEDPDGRQCLGDYVTNRETRLFHVGRLDTETEGIIMLTNHGELAHRLTHPKYGVKKTYLAAIQGPLPRDLGKRLKDGIQLEDGYARADHFRVVENTGKNYLVEVTLHEGRKHIVRRMLAEAGFPVERLVRTSFGPIPLGDQKSGWLRRLTNTEVGMLMREVGL; encoded by the coding sequence ATGCGAAGCAGTGGCAGGAACAGCGGAAGCGGCGGCGGCGGAGGCCGGAGCGGCGGTCAGGGCGGTCGTCCCGGCGGCCAGGGCGGCCGACCCGGAGGTCAGGGCGGCGGACGCGGTCAGGGCGGACGTGACGGCGGCGGATCCTTCCGCCAGGGCCAGGGCCAGGGCCAGGGCGGCGGTCAGGGTGGACGCTCCGGAGGTCAGGGCGGCGGACGCGGCGGCAGCGGCGGCCGTCCGTCCGGCCAGGGCGGTCGTCCCGGCGGCCAGGGCGGCCGTCCGGGCTACCAGGGCGGACGCGACGAGCAGGACCAGCGTCCCCGCCGTCCCCGCCCGGAGGAGCGCCGCTACGACGTAGGCAACGACGCCCCCGGCGCCCGGGCCGAGCAGGACGGCCCCCGCAAGGGCCGCGGCTCGGCCGCCCGGGGCGGCGCCAAGGGCGGCCCGAAGCCCGCACAGGGCGGCAGCGGCCGCACCGGCGGTTTCCGTCGTGCCGCCCCCTCGCGCCCCCGCGAGCTGGACGCCAAGATCGAGCAGCGCAACCGCGACCGGTATGCGAACAAGCCCGAGATCAACCTCCCCAAGACCCACCCGGGCGCCGAGCAGGAGGGCGAGCGGCTGCAGAAGGTCCTCGCCCGCGCCGGCATGGGCTCGCGCCGGGCGTGCGAGGAGCTGATCGAGCAGTCCCGCGTCGAGGTCAACGGCGAGATCGTCGTCGAGCAGGGCATGCGCGTCGACGTGCACCAGGACGAGATCAAGGTCGACGGTCTCACCGTCGCCGCCCAGTCGTATCTCTTCTTCGCGCTGAACAAGCCCGCCGGGGTCGTCTCCTCGATGGAGGACCCGGACGGCCGGCAGTGCCTCGGCGACTACGTGACCAACCGCGAGACGCGGCTGTTCCACGTGGGCCGGCTGGACACCGAGACGGAGGGCATCATCATGCTCACCAACCACGGTGAGCTGGCCCACCGCCTCACGCACCCCAAGTACGGCGTCAAGAAGACCTACCTGGCCGCCATCCAGGGCCCCCTGCCGCGCGACCTCGGCAAGCGGCTCAAGGACGGCATCCAGCTGGAGGACGGCTACGCCCGCGCCGACCACTTCCGCGTCGTCGAGAACACCGGCAAGAACTACCTGGTCGAGGTGACCCTCCACGAAGGCCGCAAGCACATCGTGCGCCGGATGCTGGCCGAGGCCGGCTTCCCGGTCGAGCGCCTCGTGCGGACGTCCTTCGGGCCGATCCCGCTGGGCGACCAGAAGTCCGGCTGGCTGCGCCGCCTCACCAACACCGAGGTCGGCATGCTGATGCGCGAGGTCGGCCTCTAG